A region from the Triticum urartu cultivar G1812 chromosome 1, Tu2.1, whole genome shotgun sequence genome encodes:
- the LOC125506758 gene encoding uncharacterized protein LOC125506758: MPVPKAAAQHKVYPRLATPQKQRGTRAGRLLRRDRSSYPAMAEEAQALGLALGLGAESSPGTTTVEVTRAGASRRRRSPRLERARRQTMSVLFDELGALLPDLPHRACRADVVDGAIAYVRALEDTAAELEAHRAMSAGRSRRARGGSAEVVAAGETSCFAVRLRAARPGALTRVLQVFQRHRVPVLAATVSRNGGEAAVTVTTAVVAPAVAGKIEADIISSSMSDESY; this comes from the exons ATGCCCGTCCCCAAAGCCGCTGCCCAACACAAAGTGTACCCCCGGCTCGCAACTCCGCAAAAACAGAGAGGCACTCGCGCCGGTCGGTTGCTCCGGCGAGATAGATCATCTTACCCCGCCATGGCCGAGGAGGCGCAGGCGCTGGGGCTGGCTCTGGGTCTGGGAGCGGAAAGCTCGCCGGGGACGACGACGGTCGAGGTGACTCGCGCGGGGGCGTCCAGGCGGCGCAGGTCACCCCGTCTGGAGCGCGCGCGCCGGCAGACCATGTCCGTGCTCTTCGACGAGCTGGGCGCGCTGCTCCCCGACCTCCCCCATCGG GCGTGCAGGGCGGACGTCGTCGACGGGGCCATCGCGTACGTCAGGGCGCTGGAGGACACGGCCGCCGAGCTCGAGGCGCACAGGGCGATGTCTGCCGGGCGGAGCCGCCGCGCACGCGGCGGCAGCGCCGAGGTGGTCGCGGCCGGGGAGACGTCGTGCTTCGCCGTCCGGCTGCGCGCGGCCAGGCCGGGCGCGCTCACGCGCGTGCTCCAGGTGTTCCAGCGGCACCGCGTGCCCGTCCTGGCGGCCACCGTCTCGCGAAACGGCGGGGAGGCTGCGGTCACGGTCACCACGGCCGTGGTGGCACCGGCGGTCGCGGGGAAGATCGAGGCAGATATCATTAGCAGCAGCATGAGTGACGAGTCGTACTGA
- the LOC125547468 gene encoding peroxidase 5-like, producing MGGSSTFMPAPAMATTALILLLVLSSSPAVVAWKDSGLSIGFYKELCPKAEKVVRRVVTKAFKKEPGTPGDIIRLFFHDCFVRGCDASVLLESTPGNTAERDSKPNNPSLDGFEVISDAKEILEKLCPQTVSCADILALSARDGAFLASGLDYAIPTGRRDGLVSKEDEVLPSVPHPDFRHDQLIKNFTAKGFTAEELVTLSGAHSIGTSHCSSFTDRLYKYYNNGAYGTDPAIPPAYAARLKKKCPPSTAAHNDTTMVQLDDVTPFVMDNQYYKNLLAGTVAFDSDMALMDDPETAALVDLYAREPSDYWTKRFAAAMVKVSEMDVLTGSKGEIRLNCSKVN from the exons ATGGGCGGTTCATCGACGTTCATGCCGGCGCCTGCCATGGCGACGACGGCTCTGATACTCCTCCTAGTGTTGTCGTCGTCGCCAGCGGTGGTGGCGTGGAAAGATTCCGGACTCTCCATAGGGTTCTATAAGGAGTTGTGTCCCAAGGCGGAGAAGGTCGTCCGGCGAGTCGTCACCAAGGCCTTCAAGAAGGAGCCCGGCACCCCCGGCGACATCATCCGCCTCTTTTTCCACGACTGCTTTGTCCGT GGTTGTGACGCCTCGGTGCTACTCGAGTCAACACCAGGGAACACGGCGGAGAGGGACTCGAAGCCAAACAACCCCAGCTTGGATGGTTTTGAGGTCATAAGTGACGCCAAGGAGATTCTCGAGAAACTTTGCCCACAAACCGTCTCTTGTGCCGACATCCTAGCCCTCTCCGCTCGTGATGGAGCCTTCCTTGCTAGCGGGCTCGACTATGCCATTCCAACGGGCCGGCGTGATGGACTCGTCTCCAAGGAAGACGAGGTTCTCCCTAGTGTCCCTCACCCCGACTTCCGCCATGATCAGCTTATCAAAAACTTCACTGCAAAAG GTTTTACGGCCGAGGAGCTGGTGACACTGTCCGGAGCCCACTCCATCGGCACCTCACACTGCTCATCGTTCACGGACCGTTTGTACAAGTACTACAACAACGGTGCATACGGCACGGACCCGGCGATTCCGCCGGCGTATGCTGCGCGTCTCAAGAAGAAGTGTCCGCCGTCGACGGCGGCGCACAACGACACCACAATGGTGCAGCTCGACGACGTGACACCATTCGTGATGGACAACCAGTACTACAAGAACTTGCTGGCCGGCACGGTGGCGTTCGACTCGGACATGGCGCTCATGGACGACCCTGAGACGGCGGCCCTCGTCGACCTCTACGCCCGGGAGCCCTCGGACTACTGGACCAAGCGATTCGCCGCCGCGATGGTGAAGGTCAGCGAGATGGACGTGCTCACTGGCAGCAAGGGGGAGATCAGGCTGAACTGCTCCAAGGTGAACTAG